In one Magallana gigas chromosome 7, xbMagGiga1.1, whole genome shotgun sequence genomic region, the following are encoded:
- the LOC105334665 gene encoding cilia- and flagella-associated protein 337 isoform X6, with protein sequence MAVEMKMSAPTKMSAPTDLGSKSVSFDSSVFSDKDKTQRLEEQIKLHHLHLLMKAFQEHRPGDIIKQAGSAYFPAKVEKRTPGAMNLEEFKATVAQVLKTNEYEEYLEKLFTKLDTSLDGYVDWNEFCTYMLLLYRENDYMRTKREIPFLVEPKLRHIVHNRQEQTTKMVATTGTVRYITISKEGVVNVWQPSLNYVEKYYSISNDESDSSGQKRRFKTWVTDAIFLPNCNKLVIGSTSRDIRFYDCSTNQHFEEFQLFAMSDVPYCFDYWYDTKNPSNPSKLIFGVDTGYIHTMTFKKPVSQLFETPFKNDEGVQKIFWSEIEKGQQSQFVSHEKISHGDPTLQVLPDIVKQVMYLPDNDYIISSTSSAQQSLVISPADRKDFKKSYVFNIDKGIESFDHNKNLNILVTGSLDHVVRIWNPYVPAKPMAVLQGHATGVIGVKIHEGLVQVFSYSKDAVIKVWDIKEHSCLQTVVLKFPSSIHGRMPEHGTFPMHMQPAPHNALLVTCNDYIGMLKLGHTSQPKNLDAVTHDSQLCGAIYNKTFKQVVTGCDSSNVAVWELESGNKAIVFSNAHGDEEITCMAFDESYRRLLTGARNGTIKVWNFQNGHNLHKLESVSEAEVTGIFPCADRKIIISVGWSRKIAEYDDSDPDNMYIPANLGWKGGQIHQDDILSMDYASPNYLATGGYDGEIAVWDTETEKMLIRLRKGQQADILKKIEAMKEMSVLSKNSTTTESQMSADDHPLSPLKIPRPNSRHRKSHRVPRGQPSPVDKLLFLPSRLTSKTSDAAMLISSEAGYLHWWALFGAKHEVGYFYAPDNKDESVLGLCTDPSNDNLYSGDTTGNIKVWNISAYCRHAEERRIKTSPELIRSWRAHDSSIVSLEFVEHEDGNYIVSASTDQTARLWSTEGHYVGTFGQKKSWNLKNKLTWAHPKTPWSTKSTSSADSRKNRNHSKSDSTSSVKTSSNGEPGKEVSGPVVNGISRETTQNGEMEKSSREKGKGLHDEEEEGLNGEGEDTIDSDFSLGIRSQSFATGPPKVERSQTFLGAKVAQQLQTIKESRIDRRIRLSKDVNFKDIHKFGKICSPYRALNTKDVEEIKIPTILPMSQRMMNKGYDPENMNTDTLKSMDFSYGSPDSPPSGDQTGERSKDRTPIKSQTAGTHRKPARLAPLKKTNTVM encoded by the exons ATGGcagttgaaatgaaaatgtcagCTCCAACCAAAATGTCAGCTCCAACAGATTTGGGATCAAAATCAGTTTCATTTGACAGCAGTGT CTTCAGCGACAAAGACAAGACCCAGAGGTTGGAGGAACAGATCAAACTTCATCACCTCCATCTGTTGATGAAAGCTTTCCAGGAACACAGACCAGGTGACATCATCAAGCAGGCGGGGTCGGCCTACTTCCCGGCCAAGGTTGAGAAGAGGACACCAGGGGCCATGAACCTCGAGGAGTTCAAGGCCACTGTGGCTCAAGTGCTCAAAACTAATGAGTATGAAGAATACCTGGAAAAATTATTCACTAAG CTTGACACCTCTCTGGATGGCTATGTGGATTGGAACGAGTTCTGTACCTACATGCTTCTGTTGTACAGGGAAAACGACTACATGAGGACCAAGAGAGAAATCCCTTTCCTTGTGGAACCCAAACTCAGACACATAGTGCACAATAGG CAAGAACAAACAACAAAGATGGTGGCCACAACAGGGACAGTACGATATATTACCATTAGCAAA GAGGGAGTGGTGAATGTGTGGCAACCCAGTCTAAACTACGTAGAGAAATATTACTCCATCAGTAATGATGAGAGTGACTCGTCTGGTCAAAAGAGACGATTCAAAACCTGGGTAACAGACGCCATATTCTTGCCCAACTGTAATAAACTGGTTATCGGCTCCACAAGTCGAGATATTCGATTCTACGACTGTTCCACAAATCAACATTTCGAGGAGTTTCAACTGTTTG CTATGTCAGATGTCCCCTACTGTTTCGACTACTGGTACGATACAAAG AACCCTAGTAACCCGTCCAAACTTATATTTGGGGTTGATACTGGCTATATTCACACAATGACTTTTAAGAAGCCGGTTTCTCAGCTGTTTGAAACACCATTCAAGAATGATGAAGGGGTACAGAAAATTTTCTGGAGT GAAATAGAAAAAGGACAACAGTCCCAGTTTGTCTCCCACGAGAAGATTTCCCATGGGGACCCCACCCTGCAGGTTCTCCCTGACATTGTCAAACAGGTCATGTACCTCCCCGACAACGATTACATCATCTCCTCCACCAGCAGTGCCCAACAGTCACTGGTTATCTCCCCTGCTGACAGGAAGGACTTCAAGAAATCCTACGTCTTCAACATTGACAAG GGCATCGAGTCTTTCGATCACAATAAGAACTTGAATATCCTGGTGACTGGCAGTCTGGATCACGTGGTTCGGATCTGGAATCCATACGTTCCAGCCAAACCAATGGCAGTGCTCCAGGGTCATGCCACAGGGGTCATAGGGGTCAAAATCCATGAGGGACTGGTCCAAGTTTTCAGTTATTCCAAAGATGCC GTGATCAAAGTGTGGGACATCAAGGAACACTCTTGCCTTCAAACAGTGGTGCTCAAATTTCCCAGCAGTATTCATGGCAGAATGCCTGAACATGGCACCTTCCCCATGCACATGCAGCCGGCTCCCCACAATGCATTGCTGGTGACCTGTAATGACTACATAGGCATGCTCAAACTCGGACACACCTCACAGCCAAAAAACCTGGACGCAGTTACCCATGATTCACAGCTTTGTGGGGCAATTtacaacaaaacttttaaacag GTGGTAACAGGATGTGACTCCTCCAATGTTGCGGTCTGGGAGTTGGAGAGTGGGAACAAGGCCATTGTGTTCTCCAATGCTCACGGTGATGAAGAGATCACATGTATGGCCTTTGATGAGAGCTACAGAAGGCTGCTCACTGGAGCTAGGAATGGAACAATCAAG GTATGGAACTTCCAGAATGGCCACAATCTTCATAAACTGGAATCTGTGTCGGAGGCTGAGGTTACAGGGATCTTCCCTTGTGCCGACAGGAAGATCATCATCTCAGTGGGATGGAGCCGGAAGATAGCCGAGTATGATGACTCAGATCCGGAT AACATGTATATTCCTGCAAATCTAGGGTGGAAGGGAGGACAAATTCACCAAGATGATATTCTGTCCATGGACTATGCCTCTCCCAACTACCTGGCCACAGGAGGGTATGACGGAGAGATTGCTGTGTGGGACACAGAGACAGAGAAAATGTTAATACGGCTACGCAAAGGACAGCAGGCAGACAT aCTAAAGAAGATTGAAGCCATGAAGGAGATGAGTGTACTCAGTAAGAACAGTACTACCACCGAGTCCCAGATGAGTGCTGATGATCACCCCCTGTCTCCCCTCAAAATCCCCCGTCCCAACTCACGGCACAGAAAATCTCACAGAGTCCCCAGAGG ACAACCCTCCCCAGTAGACAAACTTCTGTTCCTTCCCTCCCGCCTCACCTCCAAAACCTCAGACGCTGCCATGCTGATTTCCAGCGAGGCTGGCTACCTCCATTGGTGGGCTTTGTTTGGTGCTAAACATGAAGTTG GCTATTTCTATGCTCCTGACAACAAGGATGAGTCGGTGTTAGGACTATGTACGGATCCTTCCAATGATAATCTGTATTCAGGTGACACAACTGGAAACATCAAAGTCTGGAACATCAGTGCCTACTGTAGGCATGCTGAGGAGAGG agaatCAAGACCAGTCCTGAGTTAATCAGAAGCTGGCGAGCTCATGACTCGAGTATCGTGAGCCTTGAGTTTGTAGAGCATGAGGATGGAAACTACATTGTGAGTGCCTCCACCGACCAAACAGCCAGACTCTGGTCCACAGAGGGACACTATGTGGGAACATTTGGCCAA AAAAAATCATGGAACTTGAAGAACAAGTTAACTTGGGCTCATCCAAAGACTCCTTGGTCCACAAAGTCTACCTCCTCAG CAGACAGCAGGAAAAACAGGAACCACAGTAAATCAGACTCCACGTCCAGTGTGAAAACCTCGAGCAACGGTGAGCCAGGAAAGGAGGTCTCAGGACCAGTGGTCAACGGAATCTCGCGGGAAACCACACAGAATGGGGAAATGGAAAAATCCAGCAGGGAAAAGGGGAAGGGACTGCAT GATGAGGAGGAGGAGGGTTTAAATGGTGAGGGAGAGGATACAATAGACTCAGATTTCAGTCTGGGTATTAGGTCCCAGTCCTTTGCTACAGGCCCGCCAAAAGTTGAAAGATCTCAG ACATTCCTTGGTGCTAAGGTTGCTCAACAGTTGCAGACCATTAAAGAATCGCGGATAGATCGCAGAATCCGACTCAGCAAAGATGTCAACTTCAAGGACATACACAAGTTTGGCAAGATCTGTTCTCCCTACCGAGCCCTTAATACAAAA GATGttgaagaaatcaaaatccCAACCATTTTACCAATGAGCCAGAGGATGATGAATAAAGGCTATGATCCAGAGAACATGAACACAGACACACTAAAAAGCATGGACTTTTCTTACGGTAGCCCTGACTCACCCCCTAGTGGCGACCAGACAGGGGAGAGAAGCAAGGACAGAACTCCCATTAAGTCTCAAACAGCGGGCACTCACAGGAAACCAGCCAGACTGGCACCACTGAAGAAGACCAATACTGtcatgtga
- the LOC105334665 gene encoding cilia- and flagella-associated protein 337 isoform X7: MLKKNCSFSDKDKTQRLEEQIKLHHLHLLMKAFQEHRPGDIIKQAGSAYFPAKVEKRTPGAMNLEEFKATVAQVLKTNEYEEYLEKLFTKLDTSLDGYVDWNEFCTYMLLLYRENDYMRTKREIPFLVEPKLRHIVHNRQEQTTKMVATTGTVRYITISKEGVVNVWQPSLNYVEKYYSISNDESDSSGQKRRFKTWVTDAIFLPNCNKLVIGSTSRDIRFYDCSTNQHFEEFQLFAMSDVPYCFDYWYDTKNPSNPSKLIFGVDTGYIHTMTFKKPVSQLFETPFKNDEGVQKIFWSEIEKGQQSQFVSHEKISHGDPTLQVLPDIVKQVMYLPDNDYIISSTSSAQQSLVISPADRKDFKKSYVFNIDKGIESFDHNKNLNILVTGSLDHVVRIWNPYVPAKPMAVLQGHATGVIGVKIHEGLVQVFSYSKDAVIKVWDIKEHSCLQTVVLKFPSSIHGRMPEHGTFPMHMQPAPHNALLVTCNDYIGMLKLGHTSQPKNLDAVTHDSQLCGAIYNKTFKQVVTGCDSSNVAVWELESGNKAIVFSNAHGDEEITCMAFDESYRRLLTGARNGTIKVWNFQNGHNLHKLESVSEAEVTGIFPCADRKIIISVGWSRKIAEYDDSDPDNMYIPANLGWKGGQIHQDDILSMDYASPNYLATGGYDGEIAVWDTETEKMLIRLRKGQQADILKKIEAMKEMSVLSKNSTTTESQMSADDHPLSPLKIPRPNSRHRKSHRVPRGQPSPVDKLLFLPSRLTSKTSDAAMLISSEAGYLHWWALFGAKHEVGYFYAPDNKDESVLGLCTDPSNDNLYSGDTTGNIKVWNISAYCRHAEERRIKTSPELIRSWRAHDSSIVSLEFVEHEDGNYIVSASTDQTARLWSTEGHYVGTFGQKKSWNLKNKLTWAHPKTPWSTKSTSSADSRKNRNHSKSDSTSSVKTSSNGEPGKEVSGPVVNGISRETTQNGEMEKSSREKGKGLHDEEEEGLNGEGEDTIDSDFSLGIRSQSFATGPPKVERSQTFLGAKVAQQLQTIKESRIDRRIRLSKDVNFKDIHKFGKICSPYRALNTKDVEEIKIPTILPMSQRMMNKGYDPENMNTDTLKSMDFSYGSPDSPPSGDQTGERSKDRTPIKSQTAGTHRKPARLAPLKKTNTVM, translated from the exons ATGTTGAAAAAGAACTGTAG CTTCAGCGACAAAGACAAGACCCAGAGGTTGGAGGAACAGATCAAACTTCATCACCTCCATCTGTTGATGAAAGCTTTCCAGGAACACAGACCAGGTGACATCATCAAGCAGGCGGGGTCGGCCTACTTCCCGGCCAAGGTTGAGAAGAGGACACCAGGGGCCATGAACCTCGAGGAGTTCAAGGCCACTGTGGCTCAAGTGCTCAAAACTAATGAGTATGAAGAATACCTGGAAAAATTATTCACTAAG CTTGACACCTCTCTGGATGGCTATGTGGATTGGAACGAGTTCTGTACCTACATGCTTCTGTTGTACAGGGAAAACGACTACATGAGGACCAAGAGAGAAATCCCTTTCCTTGTGGAACCCAAACTCAGACACATAGTGCACAATAGG CAAGAACAAACAACAAAGATGGTGGCCACAACAGGGACAGTACGATATATTACCATTAGCAAA GAGGGAGTGGTGAATGTGTGGCAACCCAGTCTAAACTACGTAGAGAAATATTACTCCATCAGTAATGATGAGAGTGACTCGTCTGGTCAAAAGAGACGATTCAAAACCTGGGTAACAGACGCCATATTCTTGCCCAACTGTAATAAACTGGTTATCGGCTCCACAAGTCGAGATATTCGATTCTACGACTGTTCCACAAATCAACATTTCGAGGAGTTTCAACTGTTTG CTATGTCAGATGTCCCCTACTGTTTCGACTACTGGTACGATACAAAG AACCCTAGTAACCCGTCCAAACTTATATTTGGGGTTGATACTGGCTATATTCACACAATGACTTTTAAGAAGCCGGTTTCTCAGCTGTTTGAAACACCATTCAAGAATGATGAAGGGGTACAGAAAATTTTCTGGAGT GAAATAGAAAAAGGACAACAGTCCCAGTTTGTCTCCCACGAGAAGATTTCCCATGGGGACCCCACCCTGCAGGTTCTCCCTGACATTGTCAAACAGGTCATGTACCTCCCCGACAACGATTACATCATCTCCTCCACCAGCAGTGCCCAACAGTCACTGGTTATCTCCCCTGCTGACAGGAAGGACTTCAAGAAATCCTACGTCTTCAACATTGACAAG GGCATCGAGTCTTTCGATCACAATAAGAACTTGAATATCCTGGTGACTGGCAGTCTGGATCACGTGGTTCGGATCTGGAATCCATACGTTCCAGCCAAACCAATGGCAGTGCTCCAGGGTCATGCCACAGGGGTCATAGGGGTCAAAATCCATGAGGGACTGGTCCAAGTTTTCAGTTATTCCAAAGATGCC GTGATCAAAGTGTGGGACATCAAGGAACACTCTTGCCTTCAAACAGTGGTGCTCAAATTTCCCAGCAGTATTCATGGCAGAATGCCTGAACATGGCACCTTCCCCATGCACATGCAGCCGGCTCCCCACAATGCATTGCTGGTGACCTGTAATGACTACATAGGCATGCTCAAACTCGGACACACCTCACAGCCAAAAAACCTGGACGCAGTTACCCATGATTCACAGCTTTGTGGGGCAATTtacaacaaaacttttaaacag GTGGTAACAGGATGTGACTCCTCCAATGTTGCGGTCTGGGAGTTGGAGAGTGGGAACAAGGCCATTGTGTTCTCCAATGCTCACGGTGATGAAGAGATCACATGTATGGCCTTTGATGAGAGCTACAGAAGGCTGCTCACTGGAGCTAGGAATGGAACAATCAAG GTATGGAACTTCCAGAATGGCCACAATCTTCATAAACTGGAATCTGTGTCGGAGGCTGAGGTTACAGGGATCTTCCCTTGTGCCGACAGGAAGATCATCATCTCAGTGGGATGGAGCCGGAAGATAGCCGAGTATGATGACTCAGATCCGGAT AACATGTATATTCCTGCAAATCTAGGGTGGAAGGGAGGACAAATTCACCAAGATGATATTCTGTCCATGGACTATGCCTCTCCCAACTACCTGGCCACAGGAGGGTATGACGGAGAGATTGCTGTGTGGGACACAGAGACAGAGAAAATGTTAATACGGCTACGCAAAGGACAGCAGGCAGACAT aCTAAAGAAGATTGAAGCCATGAAGGAGATGAGTGTACTCAGTAAGAACAGTACTACCACCGAGTCCCAGATGAGTGCTGATGATCACCCCCTGTCTCCCCTCAAAATCCCCCGTCCCAACTCACGGCACAGAAAATCTCACAGAGTCCCCAGAGG ACAACCCTCCCCAGTAGACAAACTTCTGTTCCTTCCCTCCCGCCTCACCTCCAAAACCTCAGACGCTGCCATGCTGATTTCCAGCGAGGCTGGCTACCTCCATTGGTGGGCTTTGTTTGGTGCTAAACATGAAGTTG GCTATTTCTATGCTCCTGACAACAAGGATGAGTCGGTGTTAGGACTATGTACGGATCCTTCCAATGATAATCTGTATTCAGGTGACACAACTGGAAACATCAAAGTCTGGAACATCAGTGCCTACTGTAGGCATGCTGAGGAGAGG agaatCAAGACCAGTCCTGAGTTAATCAGAAGCTGGCGAGCTCATGACTCGAGTATCGTGAGCCTTGAGTTTGTAGAGCATGAGGATGGAAACTACATTGTGAGTGCCTCCACCGACCAAACAGCCAGACTCTGGTCCACAGAGGGACACTATGTGGGAACATTTGGCCAA AAAAAATCATGGAACTTGAAGAACAAGTTAACTTGGGCTCATCCAAAGACTCCTTGGTCCACAAAGTCTACCTCCTCAG CAGACAGCAGGAAAAACAGGAACCACAGTAAATCAGACTCCACGTCCAGTGTGAAAACCTCGAGCAACGGTGAGCCAGGAAAGGAGGTCTCAGGACCAGTGGTCAACGGAATCTCGCGGGAAACCACACAGAATGGGGAAATGGAAAAATCCAGCAGGGAAAAGGGGAAGGGACTGCAT GATGAGGAGGAGGAGGGTTTAAATGGTGAGGGAGAGGATACAATAGACTCAGATTTCAGTCTGGGTATTAGGTCCCAGTCCTTTGCTACAGGCCCGCCAAAAGTTGAAAGATCTCAG ACATTCCTTGGTGCTAAGGTTGCTCAACAGTTGCAGACCATTAAAGAATCGCGGATAGATCGCAGAATCCGACTCAGCAAAGATGTCAACTTCAAGGACATACACAAGTTTGGCAAGATCTGTTCTCCCTACCGAGCCCTTAATACAAAA GATGttgaagaaatcaaaatccCAACCATTTTACCAATGAGCCAGAGGATGATGAATAAAGGCTATGATCCAGAGAACATGAACACAGACACACTAAAAAGCATGGACTTTTCTTACGGTAGCCCTGACTCACCCCCTAGTGGCGACCAGACAGGGGAGAGAAGCAAGGACAGAACTCCCATTAAGTCTCAAACAGCGGGCACTCACAGGAAACCAGCCAGACTGGCACCACTGAAGAAGACCAATACTGtcatgtga
- the LOC105334665 gene encoding cilia- and flagella-associated protein 337 isoform X2, with protein sequence MSEFQADSDDNNSAPDEDEVVRSSVPAISPASAPPKQSIPRRMFGRKARKNRAIQSWRRAAQLIIPVAQTIGALKQASERKRRKSFNNPENIENFSDKDKTQRLEEQIKLHHLHLLMKAFQEHRPGDIIKQAGSAYFPAKVEKRTPGAMNLEEFKATVAQVLKTNEYEEYLEKLFTKLDTSLDGYVDWNEFCTYMLLLYRENDYMRTKREIPFLVEPKLRHIVHNRQEQTTKMVATTGTVRYITISKEGVVNVWQPSLNYVEKYYSISNDESDSSGQKRRFKTWVTDAIFLPNCNKLVIGSTSRDIRFYDCSTNQHFEEFQLFAMSDVPYCFDYWYDTKNPSNPSKLIFGVDTGYIHTMTFKKPVSQLFETPFKNDEGVQKIFWSEIEKGQQSQFVSHEKISHGDPTLQVLPDIVKQVMYLPDNDYIISSTSSAQQSLVISPADRKDFKKSYVFNIDKGIESFDHNKNLNILVTGSLDHVVRIWNPYVPAKPMAVLQGHATGVIGVKIHEGLVQVFSYSKDAVIKVWDIKEHSCLQTVVLKFPSSIHGRMPEHGTFPMHMQPAPHNALLVTCNDYIGMLKLGHTSQPKNLDAVTHDSQLCGAIYNKTFKQVVTGCDSSNVAVWELESGNKAIVFSNAHGDEEITCMAFDESYRRLLTGARNGTIKVWNFQNGHNLHKLESVSEAEVTGIFPCADRKIIISVGWSRKIAEYDDSDPDNMYIPANLGWKGGQIHQDDILSMDYASPNYLATGGYDGEIAVWDTETEKMLIRLRKGQQADILKKIEAMKEMSVLSKNSTTTESQMSADDHPLSPLKIPRPNSRHRKSHRVPRGQPSPVDKLLFLPSRLTSKTSDAAMLISSEAGYLHWWALFGAKHEVGYFYAPDNKDESVLGLCTDPSNDNLYSGDTTGNIKVWNISAYCRHAEERRIKTSPELIRSWRAHDSSIVSLEFVEHEDGNYIVSASTDQTARLWSTEGHYVGTFGQKKSWNLKNKLTWAHPKTPWSTKSTSSADSRKNRNHSKSDSTSSVKTSSNGEPGKEVSGPVVNGISRETTQNGEMEKSSREKGKGLHDEEEEGLNGEGEDTIDSDFSLGIRSQSFATGPPKVERSQTFLGAKVAQQLQTIKESRIDRRIRLSKDVNFKDIHKFGKICSPYRALNTKDVEEIKIPTILPMSQRMMNKGYDPENMNTDTLKSMDFSYGSPDSPPSGDQTGERSKDRTPIKSQTAGTHRKPARLAPLKKTNTVM encoded by the exons CTTCAGCGACAAAGACAAGACCCAGAGGTTGGAGGAACAGATCAAACTTCATCACCTCCATCTGTTGATGAAAGCTTTCCAGGAACACAGACCAGGTGACATCATCAAGCAGGCGGGGTCGGCCTACTTCCCGGCCAAGGTTGAGAAGAGGACACCAGGGGCCATGAACCTCGAGGAGTTCAAGGCCACTGTGGCTCAAGTGCTCAAAACTAATGAGTATGAAGAATACCTGGAAAAATTATTCACTAAG CTTGACACCTCTCTGGATGGCTATGTGGATTGGAACGAGTTCTGTACCTACATGCTTCTGTTGTACAGGGAAAACGACTACATGAGGACCAAGAGAGAAATCCCTTTCCTTGTGGAACCCAAACTCAGACACATAGTGCACAATAGG CAAGAACAAACAACAAAGATGGTGGCCACAACAGGGACAGTACGATATATTACCATTAGCAAA GAGGGAGTGGTGAATGTGTGGCAACCCAGTCTAAACTACGTAGAGAAATATTACTCCATCAGTAATGATGAGAGTGACTCGTCTGGTCAAAAGAGACGATTCAAAACCTGGGTAACAGACGCCATATTCTTGCCCAACTGTAATAAACTGGTTATCGGCTCCACAAGTCGAGATATTCGATTCTACGACTGTTCCACAAATCAACATTTCGAGGAGTTTCAACTGTTTG CTATGTCAGATGTCCCCTACTGTTTCGACTACTGGTACGATACAAAG AACCCTAGTAACCCGTCCAAACTTATATTTGGGGTTGATACTGGCTATATTCACACAATGACTTTTAAGAAGCCGGTTTCTCAGCTGTTTGAAACACCATTCAAGAATGATGAAGGGGTACAGAAAATTTTCTGGAGT GAAATAGAAAAAGGACAACAGTCCCAGTTTGTCTCCCACGAGAAGATTTCCCATGGGGACCCCACCCTGCAGGTTCTCCCTGACATTGTCAAACAGGTCATGTACCTCCCCGACAACGATTACATCATCTCCTCCACCAGCAGTGCCCAACAGTCACTGGTTATCTCCCCTGCTGACAGGAAGGACTTCAAGAAATCCTACGTCTTCAACATTGACAAG GGCATCGAGTCTTTCGATCACAATAAGAACTTGAATATCCTGGTGACTGGCAGTCTGGATCACGTGGTTCGGATCTGGAATCCATACGTTCCAGCCAAACCAATGGCAGTGCTCCAGGGTCATGCCACAGGGGTCATAGGGGTCAAAATCCATGAGGGACTGGTCCAAGTTTTCAGTTATTCCAAAGATGCC GTGATCAAAGTGTGGGACATCAAGGAACACTCTTGCCTTCAAACAGTGGTGCTCAAATTTCCCAGCAGTATTCATGGCAGAATGCCTGAACATGGCACCTTCCCCATGCACATGCAGCCGGCTCCCCACAATGCATTGCTGGTGACCTGTAATGACTACATAGGCATGCTCAAACTCGGACACACCTCACAGCCAAAAAACCTGGACGCAGTTACCCATGATTCACAGCTTTGTGGGGCAATTtacaacaaaacttttaaacag GTGGTAACAGGATGTGACTCCTCCAATGTTGCGGTCTGGGAGTTGGAGAGTGGGAACAAGGCCATTGTGTTCTCCAATGCTCACGGTGATGAAGAGATCACATGTATGGCCTTTGATGAGAGCTACAGAAGGCTGCTCACTGGAGCTAGGAATGGAACAATCAAG GTATGGAACTTCCAGAATGGCCACAATCTTCATAAACTGGAATCTGTGTCGGAGGCTGAGGTTACAGGGATCTTCCCTTGTGCCGACAGGAAGATCATCATCTCAGTGGGATGGAGCCGGAAGATAGCCGAGTATGATGACTCAGATCCGGAT AACATGTATATTCCTGCAAATCTAGGGTGGAAGGGAGGACAAATTCACCAAGATGATATTCTGTCCATGGACTATGCCTCTCCCAACTACCTGGCCACAGGAGGGTATGACGGAGAGATTGCTGTGTGGGACACAGAGACAGAGAAAATGTTAATACGGCTACGCAAAGGACAGCAGGCAGACAT aCTAAAGAAGATTGAAGCCATGAAGGAGATGAGTGTACTCAGTAAGAACAGTACTACCACCGAGTCCCAGATGAGTGCTGATGATCACCCCCTGTCTCCCCTCAAAATCCCCCGTCCCAACTCACGGCACAGAAAATCTCACAGAGTCCCCAGAGG ACAACCCTCCCCAGTAGACAAACTTCTGTTCCTTCCCTCCCGCCTCACCTCCAAAACCTCAGACGCTGCCATGCTGATTTCCAGCGAGGCTGGCTACCTCCATTGGTGGGCTTTGTTTGGTGCTAAACATGAAGTTG GCTATTTCTATGCTCCTGACAACAAGGATGAGTCGGTGTTAGGACTATGTACGGATCCTTCCAATGATAATCTGTATTCAGGTGACACAACTGGAAACATCAAAGTCTGGAACATCAGTGCCTACTGTAGGCATGCTGAGGAGAGG agaatCAAGACCAGTCCTGAGTTAATCAGAAGCTGGCGAGCTCATGACTCGAGTATCGTGAGCCTTGAGTTTGTAGAGCATGAGGATGGAAACTACATTGTGAGTGCCTCCACCGACCAAACAGCCAGACTCTGGTCCACAGAGGGACACTATGTGGGAACATTTGGCCAA AAAAAATCATGGAACTTGAAGAACAAGTTAACTTGGGCTCATCCAAAGACTCCTTGGTCCACAAAGTCTACCTCCTCAG CAGACAGCAGGAAAAACAGGAACCACAGTAAATCAGACTCCACGTCCAGTGTGAAAACCTCGAGCAACGGTGAGCCAGGAAAGGAGGTCTCAGGACCAGTGGTCAACGGAATCTCGCGGGAAACCACACAGAATGGGGAAATGGAAAAATCCAGCAGGGAAAAGGGGAAGGGACTGCAT GATGAGGAGGAGGAGGGTTTAAATGGTGAGGGAGAGGATACAATAGACTCAGATTTCAGTCTGGGTATTAGGTCCCAGTCCTTTGCTACAGGCCCGCCAAAAGTTGAAAGATCTCAG ACATTCCTTGGTGCTAAGGTTGCTCAACAGTTGCAGACCATTAAAGAATCGCGGATAGATCGCAGAATCCGACTCAGCAAAGATGTCAACTTCAAGGACATACACAAGTTTGGCAAGATCTGTTCTCCCTACCGAGCCCTTAATACAAAA GATGttgaagaaatcaaaatccCAACCATTTTACCAATGAGCCAGAGGATGATGAATAAAGGCTATGATCCAGAGAACATGAACACAGACACACTAAAAAGCATGGACTTTTCTTACGGTAGCCCTGACTCACCCCCTAGTGGCGACCAGACAGGGGAGAGAAGCAAGGACAGAACTCCCATTAAGTCTCAAACAGCGGGCACTCACAGGAAACCAGCCAGACTGGCACCACTGAAGAAGACCAATACTGtcatgtga